In Paenibacillus sp. 1781tsa1, one DNA window encodes the following:
- a CDS encoding PLP-dependent aminotransferase family protein: protein MKTNEERCMMELWLPMDTYELQHRYKYEALYHALRDAIHAGTLVGGTRLPSTRELARQYEMSRGSVAQVYDMLLADGYVHAHRGRGTFVTETLSAQENEKQEAVLSLSPWGERVQRLNTQHEVLRTPMSSPKPSVIDFQMQRMPAEHFPLGEWKSALAAVHRSGWRESSGAAGDPELREAIASHLRWTRGIQAEASQIVLFSGSMQGITLLSQLLITENAAVVLENPGYPGIAHAVKSCGGYIIAADVDAAGIIPQPWEAQTLFVTPTRQFPTGAVLGLDRRRALLAWASKRNAVIIEDDYDSEFRWGGRPIEPLKVLDREQRVIYVGSFSQTMVASFRLGYAVLPPGLVEPLLAAKALYEPVPPALLEQRALAKFMTRGGYLRHLRRLTRLYGERHDFFVREMELQLPEAFKMQLGDAGLHIYATWNGDADSYQRFKKLTQEDGILFRDAERYRLTSGHPAACFAFAHLEKEEMTEGIRRMRLAWEKCTFSFR from the coding sequence ATGAAGACGAATGAAGAGAGGTGCATGATGGAATTGTGGCTACCGATGGATACTTATGAACTTCAGCATCGATACAAGTATGAGGCATTGTACCATGCGTTACGTGATGCCATTCATGCAGGCACATTGGTGGGAGGTACGAGACTTCCTTCCACCCGTGAGTTGGCAAGGCAATATGAGATGTCACGTGGTTCGGTAGCTCAGGTATACGACATGCTGCTTGCGGATGGTTATGTCCATGCACATCGGGGAAGAGGTACCTTTGTAACCGAAACATTATCCGCCCAGGAAAATGAGAAACAGGAAGCCGTTCTCAGTCTGTCTCCCTGGGGCGAGCGGGTACAGAGGTTGAATACGCAACATGAAGTCCTGCGGACTCCGATGTCTTCACCGAAGCCGTCCGTCATTGATTTTCAAATGCAGCGCATGCCTGCCGAACATTTCCCGCTAGGGGAGTGGAAGAGTGCACTCGCTGCTGTTCATCGCAGTGGTTGGCGAGAATCTAGCGGTGCAGCCGGTGATCCGGAACTGCGTGAGGCCATCGCTTCCCATCTCAGATGGACACGTGGTATCCAGGCAGAAGCATCTCAGATTGTATTGTTCAGTGGGTCAATGCAAGGCATCACCCTACTGTCTCAACTGCTGATTACGGAGAATGCAGCAGTTGTATTGGAGAATCCGGGTTATCCGGGTATTGCCCATGCCGTCAAGTCCTGTGGTGGGTACATCATCGCGGCAGATGTGGATGCCGCAGGCATTATTCCGCAGCCTTGGGAGGCACAGACGTTATTTGTCACCCCTACCCGGCAGTTTCCAACAGGTGCCGTGCTGGGGTTGGACAGAAGACGTGCCCTGCTTGCGTGGGCCTCGAAGCGGAATGCGGTCATTATTGAAGATGATTATGACAGTGAATTCCGATGGGGTGGAAGACCAATTGAACCCCTCAAAGTGCTTGATCGTGAACAGCGGGTCATCTATGTCGGTTCATTCTCACAAACGATGGTTGCTTCGTTCCGACTTGGCTATGCCGTACTGCCACCTGGCCTGGTAGAACCTCTCCTCGCCGCCAAGGCGCTGTATGAGCCGGTACCTCCTGCGCTGTTAGAGCAGCGCGCACTGGCCAAATTTATGACCAGAGGAGGTTACCTGAGGCACTTACGGCGGTTAACCCGTTTATACGGGGAACGGCATGATTTTTTTGTCCGAGAGATGGAGTTACAGTTGCCGGAAGCATTCAAGATGCAGCTTGGTGATGCAGGACTGCATATCTACGCTACCTGGAATGGGGATGCAGACAGTTATCAGCGGTTTAAAAAGCTCACTCAGGAGGATGGCATACTGTTTCGTGATGCAGAGCGATATCGGCTGACTTCAGGTCATCCGGCGGCCTGCTTTGCTTTTGCACATCTGGAGAAAGAAGAGATGACAGAGGGAATCCGGCGAATGCGGCTGGCCTGGGAGAAGTGCACATTTTCGTTTCGGTGA
- a CDS encoding pyridoxamine 5'-phosphate oxidase family protein — translation MRRKEFTVDEEQEITAFLDQCSFGFLGTVSPDGQPRVTPLNFVYMDGCFYFHGSLAGEKMKQIKQDSSVSFTVAEEFSLIPSYFSDPELACPATSFFKSVMAFGQAEPVKDLDIKGKVLQRFMEKLQPQGGYVPIDATDSRYTGNLKAVAVVRITPERVTAKFKFGQNLSSERFDHISGQLEQRNEGRDTETAEMMRKYCPFHQQ, via the coding sequence ATGAGACGGAAAGAATTCACAGTAGATGAAGAACAAGAGATTACGGCATTTCTGGATCAGTGCTCCTTCGGGTTTCTGGGAACGGTCAGTCCGGATGGACAACCACGGGTTACACCGCTGAATTTCGTTTATATGGACGGTTGCTTTTATTTCCACGGCAGTCTGGCTGGCGAGAAGATGAAACAGATCAAACAGGATTCCTCAGTCAGTTTCACGGTGGCTGAAGAATTCTCCCTGATTCCATCCTATTTCAGTGATCCTGAGCTTGCTTGTCCGGCAACTTCATTCTTCAAAAGTGTCATGGCCTTCGGTCAGGCAGAACCGGTTAAGGATCTGGACATTAAGGGTAAAGTGCTGCAACGATTCATGGAGAAACTTCAACCGCAAGGCGGATATGTACCGATTGACGCTACTGACTCGCGTTACACAGGCAACCTCAAAGCTGTAGCCGTTGTAAGAATAACCCCGGAACGAGTCACTGCCAAGTTTAAATTTGGACAAAACCTCTCCAGTGAACGATTCGATCATATCAGTGGTCAGTTGGAACAGCGCAATGAAGGAAGAGATACCGAAACTGCTGAAATGATGCGGAAATATTGTCCATTTCATCAGCAATAA
- a CDS encoding aminotransferase class I/II-fold pyridoxal phosphate-dependent enzyme, which yields MNPLAEQLNESIQTGSSHVYSMLSQLGKEIYFPKEGILSQSAEAASLAKTHNATIGIALEGGVPMHLQVIQEKLSAFQPKDLYPYAPPAGKPELRTVWRDKMLKETPSLEGKTFGNPIVTNALTHGLSIVADLFADEGDAVIYPDKNWENYELTFGIRRHGQLVHYPLFDDQLNFNSDGLLQALLDQKDKGKAIVLLNFPNNPTGYTPGAEEADAIVNTIRQAAEAGVNVVAVTDDAYFGLFFEDSIHESLFGKLANIHPRVLTVKVDGATKEEFVWGFRVGFITYAHEDAAVLHALEQKTLGIIRATISSGPHPSQTFVLDALKAPEFEAQKQEKFEIMKGRANKVKAILDSGKYEDAWDYYPFNSGYFMCLKLKEVGAEELRSHLLHKYGVGTIALGESDLRIAFSCIEESGLEDLYETIYRGVQDLRTT from the coding sequence ATGAATCCACTGGCTGAACAGTTGAACGAAAGTATTCAGACAGGCAGCAGTCACGTCTACTCCATGCTGTCACAGCTTGGCAAAGAAATTTATTTTCCTAAAGAGGGGATTTTGAGTCAATCTGCTGAAGCAGCAAGTTTGGCCAAGACCCATAATGCCACGATTGGTATTGCCCTGGAGGGTGGTGTGCCGATGCATCTTCAGGTTATTCAGGAGAAGTTGTCTGCATTCCAGCCAAAGGATCTGTATCCTTACGCTCCACCTGCAGGCAAACCTGAATTGCGGACCGTCTGGAGAGACAAGATGCTGAAGGAAACGCCTTCTCTGGAAGGCAAAACGTTCGGCAATCCGATTGTAACCAATGCATTAACCCATGGACTAAGTATCGTAGCCGACCTGTTCGCCGATGAAGGGGACGCTGTCATATATCCGGATAAAAACTGGGAAAATTACGAGCTGACCTTCGGAATTCGTCGTCATGGCCAGTTGGTTCATTATCCCCTGTTCGATGATCAGTTGAACTTCAACAGTGACGGTCTGCTTCAGGCGTTGCTTGATCAAAAGGACAAAGGTAAAGCCATCGTGCTGCTCAACTTCCCGAATAACCCTACAGGTTATACGCCTGGAGCCGAAGAAGCAGATGCCATTGTAAACACGATTCGTCAGGCAGCTGAAGCCGGCGTTAACGTGGTTGCTGTAACAGATGATGCGTACTTCGGGCTGTTCTTCGAAGATTCCATTCATGAATCCCTGTTTGGCAAACTTGCCAACATTCATCCACGTGTGTTGACCGTAAAAGTGGATGGTGCAACCAAGGAAGAGTTCGTATGGGGCTTCCGCGTTGGATTCATTACGTATGCCCATGAGGATGCAGCTGTTCTGCATGCATTGGAACAAAAAACACTCGGTATTATCCGGGCAACGATCTCCAGTGGCCCGCATCCTTCCCAGACTTTTGTACTGGATGCGCTCAAAGCACCGGAGTTTGAAGCACAGAAACAGGAGAAGTTCGAGATTATGAAAGGCCGCGCCAATAAAGTGAAGGCCATTCTCGATAGCGGCAAGTATGAAGATGCATGGGATTATTATCCCTTCAACTCCGGTTACTTCATGTGCCTGAAGCTGAAAGAAGTTGGCGCTGAAGAACTTCGAAGCCATTTGTTGCACAAATATGGTGTGGGTACAATTGCGCTGGGTGAATCAGATCTGCGAATCGCCTTCTCCTGTATTGAAGAATCCGGATTGGAAGATCTGTATGAAACCATCTATCGTGGAGTTCAGGATTTGCGGACGACTTAG
- a CDS encoding YjcZ family sporulation protein, translating into MSGVEDTRGGYGCGGYGGFTNTGAILVLFILLVIITKSFLC; encoded by the coding sequence ATGTCTGGAGTTGAAGATACAAGAGGCGGTTATGGATGCGGCGGTTACGGAGGATTTACGAACACAGGTGCCATTCTCGTTCTGTTCATCTTGCTCGTTATTATCACGAAATCGTTCCTCTGTTAG
- a CDS encoding ABC transporter permease, whose protein sequence is MDLKLLWKQRRTGFWNGILPYLGYVIQSGVAMVFLFLVIAFSAWYTSFVQNIPAEFPIRWIALLLLAPLVLFSSYRTYLLPADIVFLRPQEYRMQEYLKNSFARGIIYKSLGLLLVFVTLWPLYVRADLDARPFGWFIVFLLLWKGLSSYGAWQELRMVQVGASRGYRLLRWALAVLAVGAWLWQPPQRSVWFLLLLAVVYIVALRIPVKHRVAWERLIQVEQGQAGRVMRTLGWFVDVPSSGQKVSSRRWLSKWGSGLPWNAGKAYRYLITKTFIRTEVFSIVLRLVVLGMLLSWWTAGSYFGVGVYLFFLLLAGVQLGALRRSHSESFWIMIYPISGESRRSQVLGFIFYLHALAALLMWLPMLAAGASGLTVTGVALILGILVIVIMRRSQGNKWLKEEEDE, encoded by the coding sequence ATGGATCTCAAGCTGCTATGGAAGCAAAGACGCACAGGATTCTGGAACGGAATTCTTCCTTATCTGGGATATGTCATCCAGAGCGGTGTAGCTATGGTCTTTTTATTTCTCGTCATTGCGTTCTCCGCCTGGTATACATCATTTGTTCAGAACATTCCCGCAGAATTCCCGATTCGCTGGATTGCATTGTTGCTGCTGGCGCCACTGGTGCTGTTTAGCAGTTATCGTACATATCTGCTTCCGGCAGATATTGTGTTCCTGCGACCACAGGAATACCGGATGCAGGAATATTTGAAGAACAGCTTTGCCCGGGGCATCATCTATAAAAGTCTGGGCCTGCTGCTTGTGTTTGTTACACTGTGGCCTCTCTATGTTAGAGCAGATCTGGATGCACGGCCATTTGGCTGGTTCATCGTATTCCTGCTGCTGTGGAAAGGGCTGTCCAGTTATGGAGCATGGCAAGAGCTAAGAATGGTTCAGGTCGGAGCATCAAGAGGATATCGTCTCTTGCGTTGGGCTCTGGCAGTGCTGGCGGTTGGCGCATGGCTGTGGCAACCACCTCAGCGCAGCGTATGGTTCCTTCTGTTACTGGCTGTCGTCTATATCGTCGCCTTGCGTATACCGGTGAAACATCGGGTAGCGTGGGAACGACTGATTCAGGTGGAGCAGGGTCAGGCTGGCAGGGTTATGCGGACGCTCGGCTGGTTCGTGGATGTACCTTCATCCGGACAGAAAGTAAGTTCGCGTCGTTGGCTCAGCAAATGGGGGAGCGGTCTTCCATGGAACGCGGGGAAAGCTTACCGTTACTTAATAACCAAAACGTTTATTCGAACCGAAGTGTTCTCAATCGTGTTGCGCCTAGTTGTACTGGGCATGTTACTATCCTGGTGGACAGCAGGCAGCTACTTTGGTGTAGGCGTGTATCTGTTCTTCCTGTTGCTTGCAGGTGTACAGCTTGGTGCGCTGCGCCGCAGTCATAGTGAATCGTTCTGGATCATGATCTATCCGATCTCGGGAGAGAGTCGTCGTTCTCAGGTGTTGGGATTCATATTCTATCTACATGCGCTGGCTGCGTTGCTCATGTGGCTGCCTATGCTGGCTGCCGGAGCAAGCGGACTGACTGTCACCGGAGTAGCACTTATTTTGGGGATACTGGTGATTGTGATCATGCGGCGTTCGCAAGGTAACAAGTGGTTGAAGGAAGAAGAGGACGAGTAA
- a CDS encoding ABC transporter ATP-binding protein, whose product MENVQSPVLQISGLSGGYSAKRPVLHGIDLEVGRGEMVGLIGLNGAGKSTTMKHILGLMTPQQGEVRVMGKKRDEDAQIYQSAMAFVPESPELYDEMTVMEHLEFTARAYNVSEADFKQRTEKLLQLFRMNEKSTSLSTHLSKGMRQKVMIMCAFVAGPPLYIIDEPFLGLDPLGIRSLLDFMLEMKASGSSILLSSHILSTIENYCDRFIVLHRGQVIAQGTLNELRLQFGESDATLEHMFYSLVQGRD is encoded by the coding sequence ATGGAAAACGTTCAATCGCCTGTTCTGCAAATCAGCGGGTTAAGCGGAGGTTATAGTGCCAAACGGCCGGTCCTTCACGGCATCGATCTGGAAGTCGGACGTGGAGAGATGGTCGGACTAATCGGCTTAAACGGTGCTGGCAAAAGTACAACCATGAAACATATCCTCGGCTTGATGACACCTCAACAAGGCGAAGTACGAGTGATGGGCAAGAAACGGGATGAGGATGCGCAGATCTACCAATCAGCCATGGCATTCGTACCGGAATCACCCGAACTGTATGATGAGATGACGGTAATGGAGCACCTGGAGTTTACGGCAAGAGCGTACAATGTGTCGGAGGCTGACTTCAAGCAACGTACGGAGAAATTATTACAATTATTCCGTATGAATGAAAAAAGTACAAGTCTGTCGACTCACCTGTCCAAGGGCATGCGGCAAAAGGTCATGATTATGTGTGCTTTTGTGGCAGGACCGCCACTGTACATTATTGATGAGCCTTTCCTGGGGCTTGACCCGCTGGGTATTCGCTCCTTGCTTGATTTTATGCTGGAGATGAAAGCTTCGGGATCATCCATCCTGCTGAGTTCACACATTCTGTCCACGATTGAAAATTACTGTGACCGTTTTATCGTTCTGCATCGTGGACAGGTTATTGCTCAAGGGACATTGAATGAATTGCGCCTTCAATTCGGGGAATCGGATGCCACGCTGGAGCACATGTTCTATTCCCTCGTACAAGGCAGGGATTGA
- a CDS encoding DEAD/DEAH box helicase, with protein sequence MTNQTFASIGVEQDLEAVLAKHGINEPSPVQAQTIPVILEGRDVVSKSQTGTGKTLAYLLPMLQSIKMDIKGTQKLVIAPTQELAMQIVREAQRYGEERKIGVLGLIGGAAAKRQIEKLREHPQLVVGTPGRLKELITLKKLKMHNVSTIVIDEADQVFQLGGVSDVNFVLKSALRDRQLIFLSATIDEHTAGLAKREMKEPVQIGIEPDRATAAGLEHYYFVEENRNKIDMLRRLVRQYNPDRAIVFVNATEDIGEVEAKMNHLGLSAAALYGDADKVTRSNVLSAFRNGKLQLLIASEVAARGLDIEGLPMVINYDPAFDSEHYVHRAGRTGRMGRSGIVLSIVDETQIFIMRKFARELGIELSERVLFGGKVLEADPRPDTRPEGHSFSRKPGQSRDRKPGQGSRNGGPRATISNSRPSGSKPTGNAGRTERDQDRKNKGAPKWSKDKTPRSEE encoded by the coding sequence ATGACGAATCAAACATTTGCTTCAATTGGCGTGGAACAGGATCTGGAGGCCGTTTTGGCGAAACATGGCATTAACGAACCTTCACCTGTACAGGCTCAGACCATACCGGTTATTTTGGAAGGCCGAGATGTCGTATCCAAATCCCAGACGGGAACAGGGAAAACGCTGGCATATCTGCTGCCAATGTTACAATCCATCAAAATGGATATCAAAGGTACGCAGAAACTCGTTATTGCACCTACACAAGAGCTGGCGATGCAGATTGTACGTGAGGCTCAGCGCTACGGGGAAGAACGCAAGATCGGCGTATTGGGTCTGATTGGTGGCGCAGCGGCAAAACGTCAGATCGAGAAGCTGCGTGAGCATCCACAATTGGTTGTGGGCACACCGGGACGACTGAAGGAATTAATTACACTCAAAAAACTTAAAATGCACAACGTCTCTACGATTGTTATCGATGAAGCGGACCAAGTGTTCCAACTTGGCGGTGTAAGTGACGTGAACTTTGTACTCAAGAGCGCATTGCGGGACCGTCAGCTGATCTTCCTGTCCGCAACGATTGATGAGCATACGGCTGGACTCGCGAAGCGTGAGATGAAAGAGCCTGTTCAGATCGGAATTGAACCGGATCGCGCTACGGCTGCGGGCCTTGAGCATTATTATTTTGTAGAAGAAAACCGTAACAAAATTGACATGCTGCGTCGTCTGGTGAGACAGTACAATCCGGATCGCGCAATCGTATTTGTGAATGCAACCGAAGATATTGGTGAAGTGGAAGCAAAAATGAATCATCTGGGCTTGTCTGCTGCTGCGCTGTATGGGGATGCTGACAAAGTGACCCGAAGTAACGTATTGTCTGCCTTCCGTAATGGCAAACTCCAATTGCTGATCGCCAGCGAAGTTGCTGCCAGAGGACTGGATATCGAAGGATTGCCAATGGTCATTAACTATGACCCTGCCTTTGACTCGGAACATTATGTTCACCGTGCAGGTCGTACAGGCCGAATGGGACGTTCGGGTATTGTGCTATCCATTGTGGATGAAACTCAGATTTTCATTATGCGCAAATTCGCTCGGGAGCTCGGAATCGAACTGTCAGAACGTGTACTCTTCGGCGGTAAAGTATTGGAGGCTGATCCGCGTCCGGATACGCGTCCTGAGGGACATTCGTTCTCCAGAAAACCAGGACAATCCAGAGATCGCAAACCAGGTCAGGGCAGCCGCAATGGCGGTCCCCGAGCTACTATCTCCAATTCGCGTCCATCGGGTAGCAAACCTACTGGCAATGCAGGACGCACGGAGCGAGATCAGGATCGTAAAAACAAGGGAGCACCCAAGTGGAGTAAAGACAAAACGCCACGCTCCGAAGAATAG
- a CDS encoding SDR family oxidoreductase, with amino-acid sequence MLKDQVVFITGASSGIGALCAQMLIEEGAIPILAARSRDKLEEIGASLKGPHELLTLDVTDSEQVQAAVEAVLHKYGRIDILLNNAGYGKFAAMTEMSVQEFDEMMDVNYMGIVRCTKAVLPQMLERGKGQIVNVASMAGKIGTAKSASYTATKHAVLGFSNALRQELRKTGVMVTTINPGPIDTPFFHRADPSGNYVNNVRWMMLKPEDVAGHMIRAMKKRKEEVNLPRLASAGIWLYQLFPRLADRLSHGVMNQK; translated from the coding sequence ATGCTGAAAGATCAGGTAGTGTTTATTACAGGTGCATCGAGTGGTATCGGTGCGCTGTGTGCGCAGATGCTGATAGAAGAAGGAGCCATCCCGATTCTGGCTGCCCGTTCGCGGGACAAGTTGGAAGAGATTGGTGCCTCGCTGAAAGGGCCGCATGAATTACTCACGCTCGATGTTACGGATAGTGAGCAGGTTCAGGCAGCTGTGGAGGCGGTATTGCATAAATACGGACGAATCGACATTTTGTTGAACAACGCAGGTTACGGGAAATTCGCAGCGATGACAGAGATGTCTGTACAGGAATTCGATGAGATGATGGACGTTAATTACATGGGCATTGTCCGCTGCACCAAAGCAGTGCTTCCACAAATGCTGGAACGGGGCAAAGGTCAGATTGTGAACGTGGCCTCGATGGCTGGCAAAATCGGTACAGCCAAATCCGCTTCCTATACAGCTACGAAACATGCTGTACTCGGATTTAGTAATGCGCTGCGTCAAGAGCTTCGCAAGACTGGCGTCATGGTGACAACGATTAATCCGGGTCCGATTGATACACCATTTTTCCATCGGGCTGACCCATCTGGCAATTATGTGAATAATGTACGTTGGATGATGTTGAAACCGGAAGATGTTGCGGGTCATATGATTCGGGCAATGAAAAAGCGCAAGGAAGAAGTGAATCTGCCAAGACTTGCTTCTGCTGGCATATGGTTGTACCAGCTATTTCCTCGTCTTGCAGATCGATTGTCGCACGGTGTAATGAATCAGAAGTAA
- a CDS encoding chemotaxis protein CheX, producing MKAEVINPFLESARNVFEQLIQVSPSTGSLGVKNVEYIADHVWIVIGMTGQLSGNIVFGINEQVALKIVSAMMGGFVITEMDEMSKSAISELGNMISGNASTILSNQGVVVDITPPQVMKSEHLTTFSATKALSIPLLMDGIGEMDIQVMIS from the coding sequence GTGAAAGCGGAAGTGATTAATCCTTTCCTGGAATCGGCACGGAACGTATTCGAACAGCTCATCCAGGTTTCGCCTTCCACCGGGAGTCTTGGCGTGAAAAATGTAGAGTACATTGCAGACCATGTCTGGATCGTGATCGGAATGACCGGGCAACTTAGCGGAAACATTGTATTTGGAATCAATGAACAAGTTGCATTGAAAATTGTATCTGCGATGATGGGCGGTTTTGTCATTACAGAAATGGATGAAATGAGCAAAAGTGCTATTTCGGAACTGGGTAATATGATCAGTGGTAATGCCAGCACCATCCTGTCGAACCAGGGTGTTGTGGTCGATATTACACCTCCACAAGTGATGAAATCCGAACATCTGACTACATTTAGTGCAACGAAAGCACTGAGCATTCCTTTGCTGATGGATGGCATTGGTGAGATGGATATTCAGGTCATGATCTCGTAG
- a CDS encoding LysR family transcriptional regulator produces the protein MNISQLETLITISKTMSFRKAGELLNLTQPAVSAQIKSLEDEFSTVLVDRNQPVTLTDRGQVFLEHAERMLDIVDELKQKLSDLDETPQGRIVLGTTTSIAIQILPRVLSYFQDQFPLIKTSIQSLPSSQIYTQVENGLVDIGIGYLTERNPNLNTSVLYYDTFELVVSPSHPLAKKKHAAVDVLRSTPLILLSPDTVGRRFTETIFKKHNIEPNIVMELSSSEEVKRMVEIDLGAAVISKQSVAHELRQGTLRMIPLSELEVSHPVGVIYKSSRYLNSAMQQFISDLKGMPETQFISSE, from the coding sequence ATGAACATAAGCCAACTGGAGACACTAATTACCATTTCCAAAACGATGAGCTTCCGCAAAGCGGGTGAACTTCTAAACTTGACTCAGCCTGCCGTCTCGGCCCAGATCAAAAGTCTGGAGGACGAATTCAGCACCGTTCTTGTGGATCGTAACCAACCCGTTACCCTTACAGACCGTGGCCAGGTATTTCTGGAGCACGCTGAACGGATGCTCGACATCGTTGATGAGTTGAAACAAAAATTGTCTGATCTCGATGAAACGCCTCAGGGACGTATCGTGTTAGGCACAACGACTTCCATTGCTATTCAGATCTTGCCAAGGGTGTTATCCTATTTCCAAGATCAATTCCCGCTGATCAAAACCAGTATTCAATCCCTTCCTTCATCACAGATCTATACCCAGGTTGAAAATGGTCTGGTTGATATTGGGATCGGTTATCTCACCGAGCGTAATCCCAACCTGAATACATCTGTGCTGTACTATGACACATTTGAACTCGTGGTATCTCCTTCCCACCCACTGGCGAAGAAAAAACATGCTGCAGTGGATGTGCTCCGGAGCACACCCTTGATTCTGTTGTCCCCTGATACCGTAGGGAGACGATTTACAGAAACCATCTTCAAGAAACATAATATTGAACCTAATATTGTAATGGAGTTATCCAGCAGCGAAGAAGTGAAACGGATGGTCGAGATTGATCTCGGGGCAGCTGTCATCTCCAAACAATCTGTTGCGCATGAGTTGCGTCAAGGTACATTGCGTATGATACCCTTAAGTGAGCTGGAGGTCAGTCATCCTGTTGGTGTGATCTATAAGTCCAGCCGATACCTCAACTCAGCGATGCAGCAATTCATTAGTGATCTCAAAGGCATGCCGGAAACCCAATTCATCAGTTCAGAATGA
- a CDS encoding histidinol-phosphatase — MKFDLHTHHFRCGHADGNIRDYIEAGIKAGLQAIGISDHTPYFGSELEQAFPRIAMGKSELQHYVKEVLALKEEYAGKIDVLLGIESDYFPVHAELYRTTLGQYPFDYIIGSVHHTEDVSIFNKTRWNGLSDARKVEVKESYYSLIRQSARSGMFQILGHIDAMKGNYPPFSEIIADQAIDETLQVIAESNVAIEINTSGKTKLSGGWYPSDAILERAHHYGVKVTFGSDAHKPQRVADELDDVRTRLLEIGFTDWVYFKQKQMQVVPL, encoded by the coding sequence ATGAAATTTGATCTTCATACACATCATTTTCGTTGTGGTCACGCAGACGGCAACATCCGCGATTATATAGAGGCAGGTATTAAGGCAGGGCTCCAGGCCATCGGTATCTCGGATCATACGCCATACTTTGGCAGTGAGCTTGAGCAGGCATTTCCACGGATCGCAATGGGCAAGTCTGAATTGCAGCATTATGTGAAAGAAGTTCTTGCTCTGAAAGAAGAGTACGCTGGTAAAATTGATGTGTTACTCGGCATTGAATCGGATTATTTCCCTGTTCATGCAGAATTGTACCGTACTACACTAGGACAGTATCCTTTTGACTATATTATTGGTTCAGTTCATCATACCGAGGATGTAAGCATCTTCAACAAAACGCGGTGGAACGGACTGAGCGATGCTCGCAAAGTTGAAGTGAAAGAAAGCTATTATTCATTAATTCGGCAATCGGCTCGCAGCGGCATGTTCCAGATTCTTGGACACATTGATGCGATGAAGGGTAATTATCCACCATTCTCCGAAATTATCGCTGATCAGGCCATTGATGAAACATTACAGGTCATTGCAGAATCCAATGTAGCGATCGAAATTAACACATCTGGCAAAACCAAACTTAGCGGTGGTTGGTATCCCTCGGATGCCATTCTGGAACGCGCCCATCATTATGGGGTGAAGGTGACATTTGGATCGGACGCTCATAAACCGCAGCGGGTAGCAGATGAGCTGGATGACGTTCGTACACGTCTGCTGGAGATCGGATTCACGGACTGGGTATACTTCAAGCAGAAACAGATGCAGGTTGTGCCACTGTAA
- a CDS encoding GNAT family N-acetyltransferase: MLTRKMLVQGLPALWTERLVLRSLRQSDYSTLSELFSDPQVIRYVNRGSQPTPIRARRLLNQIRSSSAKLDSLHYGICWRGKEQVIGITSFQHWNDQNGTAQIGYILNRSCWGTGVATEAVQRLLQFGFDDLHLWRVEARCYEANVPSQRVLSKIGMTYERSLPSFGLHDEDDEGSESLMDVKVYSMYREQYVRPLQEKDLHTLVSDKPQ; encoded by the coding sequence ATGCTTACCCGAAAAATGCTGGTTCAAGGTCTGCCGGCTTTGTGGACAGAGCGTCTTGTCCTGCGATCATTACGTCAAAGTGATTACAGCACATTATCGGAACTCTTTTCCGATCCTCAAGTCATACGATATGTGAATAGGGGAAGCCAGCCCACGCCGATCAGGGCGAGACGGTTATTGAACCAGATACGGAGCAGCAGTGCCAAGCTGGATTCGTTACATTATGGGATCTGCTGGAGAGGCAAGGAACAGGTCATTGGGATTACCTCATTCCAGCACTGGAATGATCAGAATGGTACCGCACAGATTGGTTACATCCTGAACAGGTCCTGTTGGGGCACAGGTGTGGCTACCGAAGCGGTACAGCGGCTGCTGCAGTTTGGATTTGATGATCTGCATCTGTGGAGGGTGGAGGCACGTTGTTATGAGGCCAATGTTCCGTCACAACGGGTGCTAAGCAAAATAGGGATGACTTACGAGCGGAGTCTCCCCTCGTTCGGACTGCATGATGAGGATGACGAAGGATCAGAATCCCTGATGGATGTCAAAGTGTATAGCATGTATCGGGAACAATACGTACGCCCGCTTCAGGAGAAAGACTTGCACACACTGGTATCTGACAAGCCGCAATAA